In a genomic window of Mastacembelus armatus chromosome 3, fMasArm1.2, whole genome shotgun sequence:
- the slc35c1 gene encoding GDP-fucose transporter 1, with protein sequence MNRTQLKRSSILRLALAGPGGMGQHEETFLLRAVRIAAVVALYWFVSITMVFLNNYLLDNRDLDAPLFVTFYQCVVTVGLCWLMQLLSRLCPGIIDFPSVRFDVKTSREVLPLSIVFIGMITFNNLCLKYVGVAFYTVGRSLSTVFNVLLSYVILKQTTSLQALLCCGIILGGFWLGVDQEGMAGSLSWSGVFFGVLASACVSLNAIYTKKVMPAVDGNIWKLSYYNNINACVLFLPLIIVFGELGHVASFSRLSNLSFWGMMTLGGVFGFAIGYVTGLQIKYTSPLTHNVSGTAKACAQTVIAVVYNSSTKSLLWWTSNIMVLGGSSAYTWVKSLEMKRTPYRDPQDSAKEKLLPGDKGSTGV encoded by the exons ATGAATAGGACACAGCTGAAGCGGTCCAGTATCTTGAGACTGGCTCTGGCCGGACCGGGAGGCATGGGCCAGCACGAAGAGACGTTCCTCCTCCGAGCTGTCCGGATCGCGGCTGTGGTTGCACTGTACTGGTTTGTTTCAATAACAATGGTGTTCCTTAATAATTACCTGCTGGACAACAGAGACCTGGACGCGCCGTTGTTTGTCACTTTTTATCAGTGTGTGGTGACCGTCGGGCTGTGCTGGCTCATGCAGCTCCTGTCCAGATTGTGTCCGGGTATCATCGACTTCCCCTCGGTCCGATTCGACGTGAAGACGTCACGGGAGGTCCTGCCTCTGTCCATTGTGTTCATCGGCATGATCACCTTCAACAACCTGTGCCTGAAATATGTCGGGGTGGCTTTCTACACGGTCGGTCGCTCCCTCAGCACGGTTTTTAATGTGCTGTTGTCCTACGTTATCCTGAAACAAACCACGTCTTTACAAGCCCTGCTGTGCTGCGGGATTATACTGG GTGGATTCTGGCTTGGCGTGGACCAAGAAGGCATGGCAGGGTCGCTCTCCTGGTCAGGTGTCTTCTTTGGGGTACTGGCCAGCGCTTGCGTCTCTTTGAACGCCATCTACACCAAGAAGGTCATGCCAGCAGTGGACGGAAATATCTGGAAACTGTCCTATTACAACAACATCAATGCCTGTGTCCTCTTCCTTCCCCTTATTATTGTGTTTGGAGAGTTGGGCCACGTCGCCAGCTTCAGCCGTCTCAGTAACCTTTCGTTTTGGGGTATGATGACACTGGGAGGGGTATTTGGTTTTGCCATCGGCTACGTCACAGGTCTCCAGATCAAGTATACCAGTCCTCTCACACACAATGTCTCAGGAACAGCAAAAGCCTGTGCGCAGACTGTCATTGCCGTGGTGTACAACTCTTCAACTAAAAGCCTGCTGTGGTGGACCAGTAATATAATGGTTCTTGGTGGTTCGTCAGCCTACACTTGGGTCAAAAGTCTTGAAATGAAGAGAACTCCCTACAGAGACCCTCAGGACTCAGCCAAGGAAAAACTGCTTCCAGGGGACAAAGGCAGTACAGGAGTGTAA